Genomic segment of Nostoc sp. TCL240-02:
ACGGGTAAGTAACGAGTTAGAGAAGGTAACAAAAAGCCGCGAAACAGAATTTCTTCAAAAAATGGGGCTGCGATCGCCGCTGTAAAGAAAAATATACCAAGTGCTACCCCATCTTGACTTTCCAGCGCTAGTTGCAGCAGGGGGTTACTACCACCCTGTCCTTGCCATAGCTGTTGATTGATTAAAGATACCATCACAACTATAGGTAAAGCCGTACAATATCCCCCCAGTCCCCACAGAAACCAGTTATCTTGAAAACGGAAGCGGAACCAAAATTCCGGTAACGGAAAAAATGGCTTGAGAGAGAAATACAGCACTGACAGCGCACCCAATGCTACCAATAAGTAACTAACCAAAACAGAAAATGCTTGAAGTCGCACATCAACAATAGGGCGCGGGATGGGTAGCACCGATATCACCAAGGGCACAAAAATTTGCCCCATAAAGAAAAAGCCTACAATGAAAACCTGCAAAACCGTTTCACCGTCCCAGGGCGTTGACCAAGGGACATCAGCATTTTGAGCTAATAACGAGGCTTTTCCTTTCAACAAGCGTTGAGCAAATAATAAAATCAACAATATTAGACCAATTAAAGCTGCCAAGGTAGGAATAGTACCAATAATCGCTAATTTCAACACCGCTTGAGCAGCTGTTTCTTTTTGGGCAGCTTTTACTGCTAATAAAGCGTCTTGTCGTTGTTGGAGTTGGTATAGCTGAACCAAAGCAGCAGAGCGAAACCAACCTTCTAAATTCTTTTGAATCCGTTCTTGAGGATTTTGGAGCAGACGGGGAGGATTGCTCCACAGTCCACTCAATACAGCTGCGGTTTCTCCAAACTCTGGATTGATATCTGAGCGTTGTTGTAATTCGCTCCAAGTTTTCAGAGCTGTATCCGTCTGTCCTTGCTGTACTTGTAAAATTCCCAGGCGTAGGTCTAATTCAGCCAGTAACTTTTGTAATTGCTTTAGGGACTGCTGTAACTGTTGCTTTCCTTGTTTAGAGGTTTTAGTGGTCGGAGGAACTTCAGGTAGAGGTTTAGGAGGTGTAGGAGTTATTTCAGATTGAGAGCGTAATTGTGCAAGCTTATTGTTAACTTTGTCCAAATTCGCTTGAACAGATTGACGTGCCTCTTGATATTGCTTTGTGGCACTTTCTAGGGGTTGCTCACCAAGTATCGCTTCCCGAATCCCCTGGAGATTGTCATCACTGCTATCTTCTGATTGCCAAGCTTGAGCTTGTAGAGCAATATTGGTTTGGTACAGTTCCAGGCGACTTTGGAACTGGGGTTCTTGCCAACTACCGAATAAAGCCGAAACTGCCAACAGAACCGCTATCGGCGTTAGCACAAAAATTAAAACCAACCGCTTGAATGTCATCTATCCCCCTTTGACTAACCAGTGGAGAGCGCGTCCCCCTTGGGAATTATCGCAAGAAAAAGTTAGA
This window contains:
- a CDS encoding CPBP family intramembrane glutamic endopeptidase, which gives rise to MTFKRLVLIFVLTPIAVLLAVSALFGSWQEPQFQSRLELYQTNIALQAQAWQSEDSSDDNLQGIREAILGEQPLESATKQYQEARQSVQANLDKVNNKLAQLRSQSEITPTPPKPLPEVPPTTKTSKQGKQQLQQSLKQLQKLLAELDLRLGILQVQQGQTDTALKTWSELQQRSDINPEFGETAAVLSGLWSNPPRLLQNPQERIQKNLEGWFRSAALVQLYQLQQRQDALLAVKAAQKETAAQAVLKLAIIGTIPTLAALIGLILLILLFAQRLLKGKASLLAQNADVPWSTPWDGETVLQVFIVGFFFMGQIFVPLVISVLPIPRPIVDVRLQAFSVLVSYLLVALGALSVLYFSLKPFFPLPEFWFRFRFQDNWFLWGLGGYCTALPIVVMVSLINQQLWQGQGGSNPLLQLALESQDGVALGIFFFTAAIAAPFFEEILFRGFLLPSLTRYLPVWGSILISSLLFAIAHLSLSEILPLTALGIVLGVVYTRSRNLLAPMLLHSLWNSGTLLSLFVLGSN